Proteins encoded in a region of the Populus alba chromosome 13, ASM523922v2, whole genome shotgun sequence genome:
- the LOC118035538 gene encoding ABC transporter G family member 25, protein MPLYNGVETTRGDSSDGPDQSKAPPPRDSRDLPSLMLSSCYPITLKFMEVGYRVKFENRNKGSNIKRILGHEPTVCDQIQERTILNGITGMASPGEILAVLGPSGSGKSTFLNALAGRIQSNSFKGTILANNRKPTKQIMKRTGFVTQDDILYPHLTVRETLVFCSLLRLPKSLSKQEKTLVAESVISELGLTKCENTIIGNSFIRGISGGERKRVSIAHEMLINPSLLILDEPTSGLDATAAYRLVLTLGSLAQKGKTIVTSMHQPSSRVYQMFDSVLVLSEGRCLYFGKGSEAMSYFSTTGYSPSFPMNPADFLLDLANGVFQTDGVSGRDKPNVKQSLIASYNTLLAPKARAAFMETKENGIGSYNSKEHRSSDRISIDDWFNQFSILLQRSLKERKHESFNTLRVFQVIMAAVFAGLMWWHSDFRDVQDRLGLLFFMSIFWGVFPSSNSVFVFPQERAIFVKERASGMYTLSSYFMSRIVGDLPMELILPTIFLSVTYWMAGLKPELGAFLLTLLVLLGYVLVSQGLGLALGAAIMDAKQASTLVTITMLAFVLTGGFYVHKLPSCIAWIKYISTTFYSYKLLINVQYGEGKRLSSLLGCSLPHGSDRASCKFVEQDVAGQISPVVSVSVLIFMFVGYRLLAYLALRRIKA, encoded by the exons atgcctCTGTATAATGGTGTGGAAACTACCAGGGGAGACTCATCGGACGGCCCAGATCAATCCAAAGCTCCTCCTCCTCGAGATTCTCGTGACCTGCCATCTTTGATGTTGTCCTCTTGTTATCCTATTACTCTCAAG TTTATGGAAGTGGGGTATAGAGTGAAATTTGAGAACAGGAACAAAGGCAGCAACATCAAGAGGATTTTAGGCCATGAACCCACAGTTTGTGATCAAATTCAAGAACGTACAATCTTGAATGGGATCACTGGCATGGCATCCCCAGGGGAAATCCTTGCCGTCCTTGGTCCATCTGGAAGTGGAAAATCAACCTTTCTCAATGCCCTTGCTGGGAGAATCCAATCAAACAGCTTCAAAGGAACAATCCTTGCAAACAACAGAAAACCAACGAAACAAATAATGAAACGAACTGGTTTTGTTACTCAAGATGATATTCTCTATCCCCACCTTACAGTCCGTGAAACCCTAGTTTTTTGTTCCTTACTTCGCTTACCAAAATCtctatcaaaacaagaaaagactTTGGTAGCAGAGTCAGTCATATCCGAGCTGGGGTTGACAAAATGTGAGAATACAATAATTGGAAACAGTTTCATACGAGGGATTTCTGGTGGGGAAAGAAAGAGAGTGAGTATAGCTCACGAGATGCTGATAAACCCTAGTTTGCTCATTCTTGATGAACCCACGTCAGGCTTGGACGCAACTGCGGCTTACAGGCTGGTTTTGACATTAGGTTCACTTGCACAAAAGGGAAAGACTATTGTTACATCCATGCATCAACCTTCAAGTCGAGTTTATCAAATGTTTGATTCAGTTCTGGTGTTAAGTGAAGGAAGGTGTTTGTATTTTGGCAAGGGAAGTGAAGCTATGTCTTATTTCTCAACAACTGGATACTCACCGTCTTTCCCCATGAATCCTGCTGATTTTCTCCTTGATCTCGCTAATG GTGTGTTCCAAACTGATGGTGTGAGTGGAAGAGATAAGCCAAACGTAAAGCAATCTCTCATTGCATCTTATAACACCTTGTTGGCTCCGAAGGCTAGAGCTGCCTTCATGGAGACAAAAGAGAACGGTATTGGAAGCTATAATTCCAAAGAACATAGAAGCAGCGACAGAATTAGCATTGACGATTGGTTCAACCAATTCAGCATTCTTCTTCAAAGAAGCCTCAAAGAACGGAAGCACGAGTCATTCAATACCTTGAGAGTCTTCCAAGTAATCATGGCTGCAGTATTTGCCGGTCTAATGTGGTGGCACTCGGATTTTCGAGATGTTCAAGACCGTCTGGGTCTCCTCTTCTTCATGTCAATTTTTTGGGGGGTCTTCCCGTCTTCCAACTCCGTGTTTGTTTTTCCTCAAGAAAGAGCAATCTTTGTGAAGGAAAGGGCCTCCGGTATGTACACTCTTTCTTCTTATTTCATGTCGAGAATAGTCGGAGACTTGCCAATGGAGCTCATCCTCCCCACAATATTTCTTTCTGTGACATATTGGATGGCCGGATTGAAGCCGGAATTGGGTGCTTTCCTTTTGACTCTTCTGGTTCTACTTGGCTACGTGCTCGTCTCTCAGGGTCTTGGCCTTGCTCTAGGTGCAGCAATAATGGATGCTAAACAAGCTTCAACTCTAGTTACAATCACAATGCTAGCATTTGTCTTAACAGGAGGATTTTACGTGCATAAGCTGCCTTCATGCATAGCTTGGATCAAGTACATTTCCACAACATTTTACAGCTACAAGCTACTTATCAATGTCCAATATGGTGAGGGCAAGAGACTTTCATCCTTGTTGGGCTGCTCACTACCTCATGGAAGTGACAGAGCAAGTTGTAAGTTTGTTGAACAAGATGTTGCAGGGCAAATTAGCCCAGTAGTTAGTGTTAGTGTCCTGATATTCATGTTTGTGGGGTATAGATTATTGGCTTACCTCGCATTAAGGCGCATAAAAGCTTAA